Proteins from a single region of Verrucosispora sp. NA02020:
- a CDS encoding GAF domain-containing sensor histidine kinase: protein MTVRRRALAVAGTAVALLVVIGHLWSRDAAAQGPVAVTASMAAAFTALGTLVLAGVPGHPVGRLMTAAGLTAAVAALSLSWSGITPVAWVGQWLWWPPYGLVILALLVFPDGRLPGRRWRLVAYLIVVTTVVATVALAVAALSDPRRLLLSAEPAATAQARTLVQIALLAIGVEVLALLAVLVALAGRWRRATGETRQQLACLLAAAVLFLLGLVLDALNLSGAWVLMVIAIPGAMTLAVLRYRLYGLEQVINRTLVWLVMSLLLIVAFVSTVSLLRDLVLRGDTSNASLVTTGLIAVTFEPLRHRVQRGVNRLLYGERDEPYAVLARLGDLLERTVEPQAVLPLLTRTVAGSLQVPYVAVELTADHDPDRPQKVHAEHGRPTGSVERFDMVTHGERVGSLVVAHRTPGTRFTSVERRLLSDVALHASVAAATARLIRDLRASRERLVTAREEERRRLRRDLHDGLGPTFAGMSMQVRAARKLATDRQRLVGILDGLAEDLRTCTAEVRQLVDQLRPPALDRGLESALRAECQRFDGPGLSVRLRVEDELDRLPAAVEVAAYRIVGEALANVARHAQATTCDVVVRRGRALVVEVGDDGVGVRARRPGGVGLDSMRERAAELGGECDLVDRAPQGTLVRVRLPFQPVASAPVPVDGPG from the coding sequence GTGACCGTCCGCCGTCGGGCCCTGGCGGTGGCGGGGACGGCCGTCGCGCTGCTCGTGGTCATCGGCCACCTGTGGAGCCGGGACGCCGCCGCCCAGGGCCCGGTCGCGGTGACCGCCAGCATGGCCGCCGCGTTCACCGCGCTCGGCACGCTGGTGCTCGCCGGTGTGCCGGGCCATCCGGTCGGGCGGCTGATGACCGCGGCCGGACTCACCGCCGCCGTCGCCGCCCTGTCGCTGAGCTGGTCCGGGATAACTCCGGTCGCCTGGGTGGGGCAGTGGCTCTGGTGGCCGCCGTACGGACTGGTCATCCTCGCCCTGCTGGTCTTCCCCGACGGCCGGCTGCCGGGACGGCGGTGGCGTCTGGTCGCGTACCTGATCGTCGTCACCACCGTCGTGGCCACCGTGGCGTTGGCGGTTGCCGCGCTCAGCGACCCCCGTCGGCTGCTGCTCTCGGCCGAGCCGGCCGCCACCGCCCAGGCCCGTACGCTGGTGCAGATCGCGCTGCTGGCGATCGGCGTCGAGGTGCTGGCGCTGCTGGCGGTGCTGGTCGCGCTGGCCGGTCGCTGGCGGCGTGCCACCGGCGAGACCCGCCAGCAGTTGGCCTGCCTGCTCGCCGCCGCGGTGTTGTTCCTGCTCGGACTGGTGCTCGACGCGCTCAACCTCTCCGGCGCCTGGGTGCTCATGGTGATCGCCATTCCCGGGGCGATGACCCTCGCCGTGCTGCGCTACCGGCTCTACGGCCTGGAACAGGTGATCAACCGCACGCTGGTCTGGCTGGTGATGAGCCTGCTGCTGATCGTGGCCTTCGTCTCCACCGTGAGCCTGCTGCGCGACCTGGTGCTGCGCGGCGACACCTCGAACGCCTCGCTGGTGACCACCGGGCTGATCGCGGTGACCTTCGAACCGTTGCGGCACCGGGTGCAGCGCGGCGTCAACCGCCTGCTCTACGGGGAGCGCGACGAGCCGTACGCGGTCCTGGCCCGCCTCGGGGACCTGCTGGAGAGGACCGTCGAGCCGCAGGCCGTGCTGCCGCTGCTCACCCGGACCGTCGCCGGCTCCCTCCAGGTGCCCTACGTCGCGGTCGAGCTGACCGCCGACCACGACCCGGATCGGCCCCAGAAGGTGCACGCCGAACACGGCCGGCCCACCGGTTCGGTGGAACGGTTCGACATGGTCACCCACGGCGAGCGCGTCGGCTCGCTGGTGGTGGCACACCGTACCCCCGGGACCCGCTTCACCTCCGTCGAGCGACGCCTGCTCAGCGACGTCGCCCTGCACGCCTCGGTGGCGGCGGCGACCGCGCGCCTGATCCGGGACCTGAGGGCCTCTCGCGAGCGACTGGTCACCGCACGGGAGGAGGAGCGCCGCCGGCTGCGTCGCGACCTGCACGACGGGCTCGGTCCCACCTTCGCCGGCATGTCCATGCAGGTACGGGCCGCCCGCAAGCTCGCCACCGACCGGCAGCGACTGGTCGGCATCCTCGACGGGCTCGCCGAGGACCTCCGGACCTGCACCGCGGAGGTACGCCAACTGGTCGACCAGTTACGCCCACCCGCCCTGGACCGTGGGCTGGAATCGGCCCTACGGGCGGAGTGCCAGCGTTTCGACGGCCCCGGCCTGTCGGTGCGCCTGCGGGTGGAGGACGAACTGGACCGGTTGCCCGCCGCCGTGGAGGTGGCGGCGTACCGCATCGTCGGTGAGGCACTGGCCAACGTGGCCCGGCACGCCCAGGCCACCACCTGCGACGTGGTGGTACGCCGGGGTCGCGCCCTGGTCGTCGAGGTGGGCGACGACGGTGTCGGTGTCCGCGCCCGACGCCCGGGCGGCGTCGGTCTGGACTCCATGCGCGAACGCGCCGCCGAACTGGGCGGCGAGTGCGACCTGGTGGACCGCGCACCGCAGGGCACCCTGGTACGGGTACGCCTGCCGTTCCAGCCGGTCGCGTCGGCCCCCGTTCCGGTGGACGGACCCGGCTGA
- a CDS encoding signal peptidase I: MVGPARQRRRLLARVGDLALTLLAVGGTVCVVLVPLAFFFDISLILFKTGSMSPSIPAGSLAVVREIPASEVVVGDVVTVDRSPLAPITHRVVEIADGGGSTRLLTLRGDANDSNDTAPYAVTHVRLVEWSAPRLGYAVRTVSNVYAMSAITISTAAIVTWAFWPRSEPRPPARHRRTGPDGATPDRETGAHPSSTLRCLLLAVAVLPGVTAAVLAAPSPARADPTEEVIRSRYLTLVSIGDEARMTTMSPEEPVPWQVGVSAHAPQPGTVTISLSASGPLAARPDGLQVTAAVCPQRWVKGGCPTGQEKQVLADGPATRLTTAPVTIDSMRADQQRWVLVTASLLAGATAAGSADLVVTATGFGDRASAGGTVGPLPRTGPDLRTPSAVGAGALLAGLLLVLAVRRRRIRVGRP; the protein is encoded by the coding sequence ATGGTGGGACCAGCGCGTCAGCGGCGTCGACTCCTCGCGAGGGTCGGCGATCTGGCGCTGACCCTGCTCGCCGTCGGCGGAACGGTGTGCGTCGTCCTCGTCCCGCTGGCGTTCTTCTTCGACATCTCGCTCATCCTGTTCAAGACCGGGTCGATGAGCCCGAGCATCCCCGCCGGATCACTGGCGGTGGTGCGGGAGATCCCCGCGTCCGAGGTCGTCGTGGGAGACGTCGTGACCGTCGACCGTTCGCCGCTGGCACCGATCACCCACCGGGTGGTCGAGATCGCCGACGGGGGTGGGTCCACGCGCCTGCTCACCCTGCGCGGGGACGCGAACGACTCCAACGACACCGCTCCGTACGCGGTGACCCACGTACGGCTGGTCGAGTGGTCGGCGCCCCGGCTCGGGTACGCGGTCCGCACCGTGTCGAACGTGTACGCGATGAGCGCGATCACGATCAGCACCGCCGCGATCGTGACCTGGGCCTTCTGGCCGCGCAGCGAGCCCCGGCCACCGGCTCGCCATCGGCGGACGGGGCCGGACGGGGCGACACCGGATCGAGAGACGGGCGCGCACCCGAGTTCGACCCTGCGATGCCTCCTTCTGGCCGTGGCGGTGCTGCCCGGTGTCACCGCTGCGGTGCTCGCGGCACCGAGCCCGGCCCGCGCCGACCCGACCGAGGAGGTCATCCGGAGCCGGTACCTCACCCTGGTCTCGATCGGTGACGAGGCGCGGATGACCACCATGTCGCCGGAGGAACCCGTGCCCTGGCAGGTGGGTGTCTCGGCACACGCGCCGCAGCCGGGCACGGTGACCATCTCGCTGTCGGCCTCCGGCCCGCTCGCCGCCAGGCCGGACGGACTCCAGGTGACCGCCGCCGTCTGCCCGCAGCGGTGGGTGAAGGGCGGCTGCCCCACCGGCCAGGAGAAACAGGTCCTCGCGGACGGTCCGGCCACCAGGTTGACCACGGCACCGGTCACCATCGACTCGATGCGCGCCGATCAGCAACGGTGGGTCCTCGTCACCGCGAGCCTGCTCGCCGGCGCGACGGCCGCCGGGTCGGCGGACCTGGTCGTCACCGCGACCGGGTTCGGCGACCGGGCCTCGGCCGGCGGCACGGTCGGCCCGCTTCCGCGCACCGGACCCGACCTGCGGACACCGTCGGCCGTCGGGGCCGGTGCGCTGCTCGCCGGCCTCCTGCTCGTGCTCGCCGTACGCCGACGCCGCATCCGGGTGGGGCGGCCGTGA
- a CDS encoding helix-turn-helix transcriptional regulator, protein MSADTLSPVFSALADPTRRRIVARLAAGDATLTELAEPFDMSLQAVAKHLAVLEEAGVVTRGRDGRRRPAHLEVEVLDLMAGWIERYRQRAEERYQRLDEVLAAMSDAEEASEPGRDGHSGVSSG, encoded by the coding sequence ATGAGCGCGGACACGTTGTCGCCCGTCTTCTCGGCCCTGGCCGACCCGACCCGCAGGCGGATCGTGGCCCGGCTCGCCGCCGGGGACGCCACGCTGACCGAGCTGGCCGAGCCGTTCGACATGAGCCTCCAGGCCGTGGCCAAGCACCTCGCGGTGTTGGAGGAGGCCGGCGTGGTGACCCGTGGCAGGGACGGGCGTCGCCGGCCCGCCCACCTCGAAGTGGAGGTCCTGGACCTGATGGCCGGGTGGATCGAGCGGTACCGCCAGCGGGCCGAGGAGCGCTACCAGCGCCTCGACGAGGTCCTCGCCGCGATGTCGGACGCCGAGGAGGCGTCCGAGCCCGGCCGCGACGGCCACTCCGGCGTCAGCTCAGGGTGA
- a CDS encoding LysR family transcriptional regulator — translation MSDVPAREAWSDLRRLRYFAVLAEELHFTRAAARLHVAQPALSQQIRALERQLGVPLVRRTSRGCTLTEVGARVADEAARLLAEVDAATARIRGLAGGRGGRLRLAYTRSARGGRVDDLVARFRVAHPQVEVVPETAWTAPNVAGLLAGRLDAAFVRPPLDEPALACRTVDTEELLLALPAGHALAAGRRRISRAEVVDLPAVMWPRENGPGMFDRTIAQVWPHGGFRLVRQEPDDEQLLRAVAQGDVVAAVPAGRARALRMRGVRLRRFTAPTPTVDVALAWPRDSTNPALRRFLALLGQP, via the coding sequence ATGTCCGACGTGCCGGCCCGAGAAGCCTGGTCCGACCTGCGCCGACTGCGGTACTTCGCGGTGCTCGCCGAGGAACTGCACTTCACCCGGGCCGCCGCGCGGCTGCACGTCGCCCAACCCGCGCTCAGCCAGCAGATCCGCGCGCTGGAACGTCAGCTCGGCGTGCCGCTCGTGCGCCGCACCAGCCGGGGCTGCACGCTGACCGAGGTGGGCGCGCGGGTCGCCGACGAAGCCGCGCGGCTGCTCGCCGAGGTGGACGCGGCGACCGCCCGCATCCGGGGCCTGGCGGGCGGACGGGGCGGCCGGCTGCGCCTGGCGTACACCCGCTCGGCGCGCGGCGGCCGGGTCGACGACCTGGTGGCCCGGTTCCGGGTCGCCCACCCGCAGGTCGAGGTGGTCCCGGAGACGGCCTGGACGGCACCGAACGTGGCCGGACTGCTGGCCGGCCGGCTCGACGCGGCGTTCGTCCGCCCGCCACTCGACGAACCGGCGCTGGCCTGCCGGACCGTCGACACCGAGGAACTGCTGCTGGCGCTGCCCGCAGGGCACGCTCTCGCCGCCGGTCGCCGCCGGATCAGCCGCGCCGAGGTGGTCGACCTGCCGGCCGTGATGTGGCCCCGGGAGAACGGCCCCGGGATGTTCGACCGGACGATCGCACAGGTCTGGCCGCACGGCGGCTTCCGGCTCGTCCGGCAGGAGCCGGACGACGAGCAGCTGCTGCGGGCGGTGGCGCAGGGCGACGTGGTCGCGGCAGTCCCGGCCGGTCGCGCACGCGCACTACGGATGCGCGGGGTACGCCTGCGCCGCTTCACCGCCCCGACACCCACCGTGGACGTCGCCCTCGCCTGGCCCCGGGACAGCACGAACCCGGCCTTGCGCCGGTTTCTCGCGCTGCTCGGCCAGCCCTGA
- a CDS encoding FAD-dependent oxidoreductase, producing MAAAADVVVVGGGIVGMTVAVTLARRGARVAVLAADEPADTVSAVAAAVWYPSHTDEDPRVSDWARRTRIELSRQAADGVPGVVDRPTRMLLRGPDTGPPWWSAACADLVAEPATPPYTAVLRFTAPTVEMTPYLAWLRQRLEADGGRLLRRRVDRLADAFDLAPTVVNATGLAAGRLAADPAVYPVRGHLVLVANPGLTVSVRDEDDPAGITYVHPRRHDVVLGGTYQPGVGHTAPDPDTATAIRRRCVALVPELADAPVLGERIGLRPARHGGPRVELDRSIGSGHRLVHAYGHGGAGVTLSWGCADEVADLAVGG from the coding sequence ATGGCGGCAGCGGCGGACGTGGTGGTGGTCGGCGGCGGCATCGTCGGGATGACGGTGGCCGTCACCCTGGCGCGACGCGGGGCACGGGTGGCCGTGCTGGCGGCGGACGAACCGGCGGACACGGTGTCGGCGGTGGCCGCCGCGGTCTGGTATCCGAGCCACACCGACGAGGACCCACGGGTGTCGGACTGGGCACGCCGGACCCGGATCGAGTTGAGCCGCCAGGCGGCCGACGGCGTGCCGGGGGTGGTCGACCGGCCGACCCGGATGCTGCTGCGCGGCCCGGACACCGGGCCGCCGTGGTGGTCGGCGGCGTGCGCGGACCTGGTGGCGGAGCCGGCGACGCCGCCGTACACGGCAGTGCTGCGGTTCACCGCTCCGACGGTGGAGATGACGCCGTACCTGGCCTGGCTCCGGCAACGGTTGGAGGCCGACGGTGGGCGGCTGCTGCGCCGCCGGGTGGACCGGCTCGCCGACGCGTTCGACCTCGCGCCGACGGTCGTCAACGCGACCGGCCTGGCCGCCGGCCGGCTCGCCGCCGACCCGGCCGTGTACCCGGTGCGCGGGCACCTGGTGTTGGTGGCGAATCCGGGCCTGACCGTCTCGGTACGCGACGAGGACGACCCGGCGGGGATCACCTACGTGCACCCGCGCCGACACGACGTGGTTCTCGGCGGCACGTACCAGCCGGGCGTGGGGCACACCGCGCCCGACCCGGACACCGCGACGGCGATCCGACGGCGCTGCGTCGCCCTCGTGCCGGAACTGGCCGACGCCCCGGTGCTCGGCGAACGGATCGGACTGCGTCCGGCACGCCACGGCGGCCCCCGGGTAGAGCTGGACCGGTCGATCGGTTCCGGGCATCGGCTCGTGCACGCCTACGGCCACGGCGGAGCCGGGGTCACGCTGTCCTGGGGGTGCGCCGACGAGGTGGCCGATCTCGCGGTGGGCGGTTGA
- a CDS encoding response regulator transcription factor has product MSGQGRVLIVDDHPVVRRGLRIMLEGEGWVSAVLEAATCAEAIRLVMTEPVDVVAMDVGLPDGDGVEATRRIVRDRPATAVLMLTMADDDEVVSRSLHAGARGYLLKDTDPDVIVDALRTVAGGGLVLGPRVGPRVLADLQRRPVELPAPFNQLTPRERDILRYLSAGETNARIARRVGLSEKTVRNQLSAVFAKLGVSDRVQAALLARDVGL; this is encoded by the coding sequence ATGTCCGGACAGGGTCGGGTGCTGATCGTGGACGACCATCCGGTGGTCCGCCGTGGACTGCGGATCATGCTGGAGGGGGAGGGCTGGGTCAGCGCGGTGCTGGAGGCCGCCACCTGCGCCGAGGCGATCCGGCTGGTGATGACCGAGCCGGTCGACGTGGTCGCCATGGACGTCGGTCTGCCCGACGGCGACGGCGTCGAGGCCACTCGCCGGATCGTGCGGGACCGTCCGGCGACGGCCGTGCTCATGCTCACCATGGCCGACGACGACGAGGTGGTGAGCCGGTCGCTGCACGCGGGCGCCCGGGGCTACCTGCTCAAGGACACCGACCCGGACGTGATCGTCGACGCGCTGCGCACCGTGGCCGGCGGTGGACTCGTGCTCGGCCCCCGGGTCGGCCCTCGGGTGCTGGCCGACCTGCAGCGCCGGCCGGTGGAACTGCCCGCACCGTTCAACCAGCTCACCCCGCGCGAACGGGACATCCTGCGGTACCTGTCGGCCGGCGAGACCAACGCCCGTATCGCCCGCCGGGTCGGGTTGAGCGAGAAGACGGTCCGCAACCAGCTCTCCGCGGTCTTCGCCAAGCTAGGGGTCTCCGATCGGGTCCAGGCGGCTCTCCTCGCCCGCGACGTCGGTCTCTGA
- a CDS encoding SRPBCC family protein, translating to MLVDVAAKESTTMTASTRETRIVADPTVPQVIITREFDAPPDAVFRAHTDPELFARWIGPRDIATVIDTWDCRSGGSYRYVQQTEGFEGGFRGCFHEVRPGELIVQTFTFEGMPDGVALERLSFEDLGGRTRLTATSLVDSFEDRDAFLASGMEVGVREGYEQLDGLLVERVA from the coding sequence ATGCTTGTCGACGTTGCCGCGAAGGAGAGCACCACCATGACCGCCAGCACCCGTGAGACCCGGATCGTGGCCGACCCCACGGTCCCTCAGGTGATCATCACCCGCGAGTTCGACGCCCCGCCGGACGCGGTGTTCCGGGCGCACACCGATCCCGAGTTGTTCGCGCGCTGGATCGGTCCGCGAGACATCGCGACCGTGATCGACACGTGGGACTGCCGGAGCGGCGGATCGTACCGCTACGTCCAGCAGACCGAGGGGTTCGAGGGTGGGTTCCGGGGCTGCTTCCACGAGGTGCGGCCGGGTGAGCTGATCGTCCAGACCTTCACCTTCGAGGGGATGCCCGACGGCGTCGCGCTGGAACGACTCTCCTTCGAGGACCTGGGTGGGCGCACCCGGCTGACCGCCACCTCGCTCGTCGACTCGTTCGAGGATCGGGACGCGTTCCTGGCCTCGGGTATGGAGGTCGGGGTTCGTGAGGGCTACGAGCAGCTCGACGGTCTGCTGGTCGAACGGGTCGCATGA